From Planctomycetota bacterium:
CCGTGAACGACTCCCCCGGCAGCGTCAGCCGCCCTTCCGCGGCGCCGAGCGCAGCACCTGGCCCGGCGAGAGCGGCGAGGCTCGACAGCGCGCCGGCGACGGTCCGGCGACGGGACAGGGCCATCGGTCTGGGCTCCGGGGCGTGAACGGCCGGCGGCGTCACCGGGCACCTGCTGGCCGGCGGCTTCCGCACGAGGCCATGATACCTCCGGGGCGATCGACGACCGCGACGACCGCGAAGGGGTGGCGATGGAACGACGACGTGGGGCTCGGCGGGGTCAGGCCGCAGTGCGGGCGCTGGCCGTGATCGCCCTGACTGGCATGGCGGTGGCGGCGGCCAGGCCCCCCGACGTGCTGCTGATCGCGATCGACGACCAGAACGACTGGATCGGCCACCTCGGCGGCCATCCGGCGGCGCGGACGCCCTCCCTCGACGCGCTGGCGGCGCGGGGGACGACGTTCCTCAACGCCCACTGCCAGGCGCCGGTGTGCAACCCGTCGCGGACGAGCCTGCTGTTGTCGCTGCGGCCGGGAACCACGGGGATCTACGGCTTGCGGCCGTCGTACCGGGCCCTCCCCGAATGGCGCGACCGCGTCAGCCTGCCCCGCGCCTTCGCCGCCCACGGCTACCGGACGCTCGCCGTCGGCAAGATCTTCCACGGTGGCAACGGTCGCGACGGTGTCGAGTTCGAATCGGTCGGGCCGCCGCTGGGAATGGGACCGAAGCCGAAGGCGAAGCTGATCCCGCCGACGCCGATGGGGAACCATCCGGCGATGGACTGGGGGGCGTTCCCGCACGCCGACGAGGAGAAGGGGGATTCCCGGATGACCGACTGGGCGATCGACCGGCTCGCCGATCGTTCCGACGACCGGCCGCTGTTCCTCGCCGTCGGCTACCTGCTCCCCCACGTTCCGTGCCACGCGACTCCGGCGTGGTTCGAGCCCTTCCCCGACGACGATTCGATCCTCCCGGCGGTCAAGGCCGACGACCGCGCCGACACGCCGCGCTTCTCGTGGTACCTGCACTGGGAGCTCCCCGAGCCGCGTCTCGAATGGGTCCGCTCCGCCGGGCAGTGGCGCAACCTCGTCCGCAGCTACCTGGCGTGCAGCCGGTTCGTCGACGCCCAGATCGGACGGTTGCTCGCCGGCCTCGAGGCGTCCGGCCGGGCGCGCGACACGATCGTGGTGGTGTGGGGCGACCACGGCTGGCACCTCGGCGAGAAGGGGATCACCGGCAAGAACACGCTCTGGGAGGACGCCACGCGCGTGCCGCTCGTCTTCGCCGGGCCGGGGATCACCGCCGGCGGCCGCGTCACGAGCCCCGCCGAACTGCTCGACGTCTACCCGACACTCCTCGAGGCCTGCGGTCTGCCGCGGCGCGACGACCTCGAGGGCACGAGCCTCGTGCCGCAGTTGCACGATGCCGCCGCGCCCCGCGCCCGGCCGGCGATCACGACGCACAACGCCGGCAACCACTCGATCCGCACCGAGCACTTCCGCTACGTCCGCTATGCCGACTCGAGCGAAGAGCTCTACGACCACCGCACCGATCCCCACGAATGGACCAACCTCGCCGCCGATCCCGCGCACGCCGCGACGTGCGCCGAGCTGCGGCGCTGGCTGCCGGCGCACGACCGGCCCCCGGCCCCTGGCAGTGCCGACCGGATCCTCGTCTACGACGCCGCCGCCGACCGCGCCGTGTGGGAGAACCGACTCACGATCACGCGCGACACGCCGGTGCCCTGACCGGGCAGCGGTGCGGGCGTTGGTAGGATGGGGGGATGGTGTCTTTCGATCGCTTCGTGGGCCTGTGCTCGGCCGCCCTGATGCTCTCCGCCCCTGGGCCGGCGCTCGCCGCCGGGCCCGACTTCGCGCGCGAGGTGCGGCCGATCCTCGCCGCCCGCTGCTTCCGCTGCCACGGCCGCGACGATGCCGGTCGCGAGGCGGGGCTGCGGCTCGACGAGGCGGAGGCGGCGACGGCGCTGCTCGGCAGCGGCAGCCGGGCGATCGTGCCGGGTGACCCCGGGGCAAGCGCGCTGGTGGCGCGAATCGAGGCGACCGACCCCGATCTCGTGATGCCGCCGCCGCACACGAAGGTCGCGCTGTCGGCCGCCGAGAAGCGGATCCTCCGCGACTGGATCGCGGCCGGGGCCGGGTATCGCCCCCACTGGGCGTTCGTGGCGCCGCAGCGGCCACCGCTGCCGGTGGCACGCTTCGGCTCCGACCATCCGCTCGACCGGTTCGTCCATGCCCGCCTCGCCGCCGAGGGCCTCGTCCCCGCGGCCGCCGCCGACCCGGCGACGCTCTGCCGGCGCGTCCACCTCGATCTCGTCGGCGTGCCACCGACGCCCGCGGACGTGGAGGCGTTCGTCGCCGCCTCC
This genomic window contains:
- a CDS encoding sulfatase; the encoded protein is MAVAAARPPDVLLIAIDDQNDWIGHLGGHPAARTPSLDALAARGTTFLNAHCQAPVCNPSRTSLLLSLRPGTTGIYGLRPSYRALPEWRDRVSLPRAFAAHGYRTLAVGKIFHGGNGRDGVEFESVGPPLGMGPKPKAKLIPPTPMGNHPAMDWGAFPHADEEKGDSRMTDWAIDRLADRSDDRPLFLAVGYLLPHVPCHATPAWFEPFPDDDSILPAVKADDRADTPRFSWYLHWELPEPRLEWVRSAGQWRNLVRSYLACSRFVDAQIGRLLAGLEASGRARDTIVVVWGDHGWHLGEKGITGKNTLWEDATRVPLVFAGPGITAGGRVTSPAELLDVYPTLLEACGLPRRDDLEGTSLVPQLHDAAAPRARPAITTHNAGNHSIRTEHFRYVRYADSSEELYDHRTDPHEWTNLAADPAHAATCAELRRWLPAHDRPPAPGSADRILVYDAAADRAVWENRLTITRDTPVP